Proteins encoded in a region of the Pieris napi chromosome 5, ilPieNapi1.2, whole genome shotgun sequence genome:
- the LOC125049983 gene encoding rab5 GDP/GTP exchange factor isoform X1, whose translation MWFGPNLQRSYKYMMFSKMPSLRIDQSDLKCKNGCDYFGNPQWQGYCSKCHREQLQRQRRAEKASSTLPKPEQKKPERNFKVTSHSSFSKFEEKRLRQSETLKKANLLKFSVFKKSNTEDHDHVAEKKPAEFKIPAIVNEGMKRDFRLRFPNLTPHIDRDSRLFAHSFIMDVIKHSNILTVDELSERVQRQYQRFMKHMDTSPHFSNVDSDTKELLIDFVEKHSMKYLHELPSVVFSPTGTDDERLDRVMSERIQQLSWVCETHLECKLDRNSASCRQLLYKAISELLGMDAALSPGGKVARVRRACKHVLALCGAPASADDLLPALIFTVLKANPPRLVSNINFVTRFCNAQRLMTGEGGYYFTNLCCAVQFIENLTSESLNMDKKEFDCYMAMPASIGGSAWAAALSLCGASRDAEEQMLQVEKLIAHTKDLKDKADQLANNAETFEKEIAKKVQDVLAKTPLEIKPRRELPRLGSLKTSTSLLVDIDAEKILIEKSLQESTQLGSTVPKDSNSAENFAVEIEIPKIEMDNIKNQPTTSFQEEIDHNKFTDTPKIQDEPIITFSQTPEEKSPSKSPINPWELKQTNSLELLTPSPLGFTPFDSRSIDELMTPDDFGSDQVPGLSNVNYDIDLSDLSGDNSLAEDTPREQKDPFSPEPKNFYPFEPRNPFSPILDKFDEFTLIDTKTDQPSDAFEVVHRASSSGDPFSRDINDSFPMEKDGSLLDDSNSPTSTCLLPSPLLPQSSNSN comes from the exons ATGTGGTTTGGTCCAAATTTGCAAAGGTCTTATAAGTATATGATGTTTTCAAAGATGCCATCGCTGAGGATAGATCAGAGTGATCTAAAGTGCAAGAATGGTTGTGATTACTTTGGAAATCCACAATGGCAAGGTTATTGCTCAAAATGTCATCGAGAACAGTTGCAAAGACAAAGACGTGCAG aaAAAGCATCATCAACACTTCCAAAGCCCGAACAGAAGAAACCTGAAAGAAATTTCAAGGTTACATCACATTCTTCTTTCTCAAAATTCGAAGAAAAACGATTAAGGCAAAGTGAGACTTTGAAGAAAGCTAATCTGTTGAAATTCAGTGTATTCAAAAAGAGCAATACAG AGGACCATGATCATGTGGCAGAAAAAAAGCCAGCTGAATTTAAAATACCAGCTATAGTTAATGAAGGCATGAAGCGTGATTTTCGGCTCCGGTTCCCAAATCTAACACCTCATATAGACCGAGACTCAAGGCTTTTTGCCCACTCATTTATCATGGATGTGATAAAGCACTCCAATATTTTGACAGTCGATGAGTTATCAGAAAGGGTGCAGAGGCAATATCAG cGTTTTATGAAGCATATGGATACATCTCCTCATTTCAGCAATGTGGACTCTGATACAAAGGAATTGCTTATAGACTTTGTTGAAAAGCATTCCATGAAATATTTACATGA ACTACCCTCAGTTGTTTTCTCCCCAACGGGGACGGATGACGAACGTCTAGATCGAGTGATGTCTGAGCGTATACAACAACTAAGTTGGGTCTGTGAGACACATTTGGAGTGCAAATTGGATAGAAACAGTGCATCTTGCAGGCAACTGCTGTACAAAGCAATTAGtg AACTGCTGGGTATGGACGCGGCGTTGTCTCCTGGTGGGAAAGTGGCACGTGTACGTCGCGCTTGTAAACACGTGCTCGCTCTGTGCGGTGCGCCTGCTTCAGCTGACGATCTATTGCCCGCCTTAATATTCACT GTACTAAAGGCGAATCCACCGCGCCTAGTAAGCAACATCAACTTCGTAACTCGATTTTGTAATGCCCAACGACTTATGACCGGGGAAGGTGGATACTATTTCACTAATTTA TGCTGCGCCGTTCAATTCATAGAAAACTTAACATCGGAGTCTTTGAATATGGATAAGAAGGAGTTTGATTGCTACATGGCTATGCCGGCTTCGATTGGCGGCAGTGCTTgg GCCGCAGCGCTATCTCTGTGTGGCGCGTCTCGTGATGCCGAGGAACAGATGCTTCAAGTTGAAAAGCTGATAGCCCATACAAAGGATTTGAAGGACAAGGCCGATCAACTGGCTAATAATGCGGAAACTTTTGAG aagGAGATTGCTAAGAAAGTTCAAGATGTCCTCGCAAAAACTCCACTCGAAATAAAACCGAGACGTGAATTACCACGACTTGGTTCTTTGAAGACCTCGACCTCGCTTCTTGTAGATATAGAcgcagaaaaaatattaatagaaaaatctttGCAAGAATCCACTCAATTGGGATCAACCGTACCAAAAGATAGCAATAGTGCTGAGAACTTCGCGGTTGAAATAGAAATTCCTAAAATCGAGatggataatattaaaaatcagcCAACCACCAGTTTTCAAGAAGAAATTGATCATAACAAATTTACTGATACACCTAAAATTCAAGATGAGCCAATCATAACATTTTCTCAGACACCAGAAGAAAAATCGCCGTCAAAGTCACCCATAAACCCATGGGAATTGAAACAAACGAACTCGCTAGAACTGTTGACGCCTTCACCACTCGGTTTCACACCTTTTGATTCAAGATCCATCGATGAATTGATGACTCCTGATGATTTTGGCTCCGACCAAGTTCCTGGCTTGAGTAATGTCAATTATGACATAGATTTGTCAGATCTAAGTGGGGATAATAGTCTAGCAGAAGACACTCCGAGGGAACAAAAGGACCCATTCAGTCCAGAGCCTAAAAATTTTTATCCCTTCGAACCAAGAAATCCGTTTAGTCCCATTTTGGATAAATTTGATGAATTTACATTAATCGATACTAAAACAGATCAACCATCTGATGCCTTCGAAGTTGTCCATAGAGCTTCATCGAGTGGGGATCCATTCAGTCGGGATATAAATGACTCATTCCCTATGGAAAAGGATGGTTCTCTTCTGGATGACAGTAACTCACCGACGTCTACATGTCTATTGCCATCACCATTATTACCACAGAGCAGTAACTCCAATTAG
- the LOC125049983 gene encoding rab5 GDP/GTP exchange factor isoform X2, protein MPSLRIDQSDLKCKNGCDYFGNPQWQGYCSKCHREQLQRQRRAEKASSTLPKPEQKKPERNFKVTSHSSFSKFEEKRLRQSETLKKANLLKFSVFKKSNTEDHDHVAEKKPAEFKIPAIVNEGMKRDFRLRFPNLTPHIDRDSRLFAHSFIMDVIKHSNILTVDELSERVQRQYQRFMKHMDTSPHFSNVDSDTKELLIDFVEKHSMKYLHELPSVVFSPTGTDDERLDRVMSERIQQLSWVCETHLECKLDRNSASCRQLLYKAISELLGMDAALSPGGKVARVRRACKHVLALCGAPASADDLLPALIFTVLKANPPRLVSNINFVTRFCNAQRLMTGEGGYYFTNLCCAVQFIENLTSESLNMDKKEFDCYMAMPASIGGSAWAAALSLCGASRDAEEQMLQVEKLIAHTKDLKDKADQLANNAETFEKEIAKKVQDVLAKTPLEIKPRRELPRLGSLKTSTSLLVDIDAEKILIEKSLQESTQLGSTVPKDSNSAENFAVEIEIPKIEMDNIKNQPTTSFQEEIDHNKFTDTPKIQDEPIITFSQTPEEKSPSKSPINPWELKQTNSLELLTPSPLGFTPFDSRSIDELMTPDDFGSDQVPGLSNVNYDIDLSDLSGDNSLAEDTPREQKDPFSPEPKNFYPFEPRNPFSPILDKFDEFTLIDTKTDQPSDAFEVVHRASSSGDPFSRDINDSFPMEKDGSLLDDSNSPTSTCLLPSPLLPQSSNSN, encoded by the exons ATGCCATCGCTGAGGATAGATCAGAGTGATCTAAAGTGCAAGAATGGTTGTGATTACTTTGGAAATCCACAATGGCAAGGTTATTGCTCAAAATGTCATCGAGAACAGTTGCAAAGACAAAGACGTGCAG aaAAAGCATCATCAACACTTCCAAAGCCCGAACAGAAGAAACCTGAAAGAAATTTCAAGGTTACATCACATTCTTCTTTCTCAAAATTCGAAGAAAAACGATTAAGGCAAAGTGAGACTTTGAAGAAAGCTAATCTGTTGAAATTCAGTGTATTCAAAAAGAGCAATACAG AGGACCATGATCATGTGGCAGAAAAAAAGCCAGCTGAATTTAAAATACCAGCTATAGTTAATGAAGGCATGAAGCGTGATTTTCGGCTCCGGTTCCCAAATCTAACACCTCATATAGACCGAGACTCAAGGCTTTTTGCCCACTCATTTATCATGGATGTGATAAAGCACTCCAATATTTTGACAGTCGATGAGTTATCAGAAAGGGTGCAGAGGCAATATCAG cGTTTTATGAAGCATATGGATACATCTCCTCATTTCAGCAATGTGGACTCTGATACAAAGGAATTGCTTATAGACTTTGTTGAAAAGCATTCCATGAAATATTTACATGA ACTACCCTCAGTTGTTTTCTCCCCAACGGGGACGGATGACGAACGTCTAGATCGAGTGATGTCTGAGCGTATACAACAACTAAGTTGGGTCTGTGAGACACATTTGGAGTGCAAATTGGATAGAAACAGTGCATCTTGCAGGCAACTGCTGTACAAAGCAATTAGtg AACTGCTGGGTATGGACGCGGCGTTGTCTCCTGGTGGGAAAGTGGCACGTGTACGTCGCGCTTGTAAACACGTGCTCGCTCTGTGCGGTGCGCCTGCTTCAGCTGACGATCTATTGCCCGCCTTAATATTCACT GTACTAAAGGCGAATCCACCGCGCCTAGTAAGCAACATCAACTTCGTAACTCGATTTTGTAATGCCCAACGACTTATGACCGGGGAAGGTGGATACTATTTCACTAATTTA TGCTGCGCCGTTCAATTCATAGAAAACTTAACATCGGAGTCTTTGAATATGGATAAGAAGGAGTTTGATTGCTACATGGCTATGCCGGCTTCGATTGGCGGCAGTGCTTgg GCCGCAGCGCTATCTCTGTGTGGCGCGTCTCGTGATGCCGAGGAACAGATGCTTCAAGTTGAAAAGCTGATAGCCCATACAAAGGATTTGAAGGACAAGGCCGATCAACTGGCTAATAATGCGGAAACTTTTGAG aagGAGATTGCTAAGAAAGTTCAAGATGTCCTCGCAAAAACTCCACTCGAAATAAAACCGAGACGTGAATTACCACGACTTGGTTCTTTGAAGACCTCGACCTCGCTTCTTGTAGATATAGAcgcagaaaaaatattaatagaaaaatctttGCAAGAATCCACTCAATTGGGATCAACCGTACCAAAAGATAGCAATAGTGCTGAGAACTTCGCGGTTGAAATAGAAATTCCTAAAATCGAGatggataatattaaaaatcagcCAACCACCAGTTTTCAAGAAGAAATTGATCATAACAAATTTACTGATACACCTAAAATTCAAGATGAGCCAATCATAACATTTTCTCAGACACCAGAAGAAAAATCGCCGTCAAAGTCACCCATAAACCCATGGGAATTGAAACAAACGAACTCGCTAGAACTGTTGACGCCTTCACCACTCGGTTTCACACCTTTTGATTCAAGATCCATCGATGAATTGATGACTCCTGATGATTTTGGCTCCGACCAAGTTCCTGGCTTGAGTAATGTCAATTATGACATAGATTTGTCAGATCTAAGTGGGGATAATAGTCTAGCAGAAGACACTCCGAGGGAACAAAAGGACCCATTCAGTCCAGAGCCTAAAAATTTTTATCCCTTCGAACCAAGAAATCCGTTTAGTCCCATTTTGGATAAATTTGATGAATTTACATTAATCGATACTAAAACAGATCAACCATCTGATGCCTTCGAAGTTGTCCATAGAGCTTCATCGAGTGGGGATCCATTCAGTCGGGATATAAATGACTCATTCCCTATGGAAAAGGATGGTTCTCTTCTGGATGACAGTAACTCACCGACGTCTACATGTCTATTGCCATCACCATTATTACCACAGAGCAGTAACTCCAATTAG
- the LOC125049987 gene encoding E3 ubiquitin-protein ligase SIAH1A-like: protein MSTNKRRGPSSTSCAVPGVPALVNVPTAMSADLASLFECPVCFDYVLPPILQCQSGHLVCSSCRPKLSCCPTCRGPLGNIRNLAMEKVASNVMFPCKHSNTGCTVTLVHTEKAEHEEACEFRPYSCPCPGASCKWQGGLDQVMPHLMMSHKSITTLQGEDIVFLATDINLPGAVDWVMMQSCFNHHFMLVLEKQEKFDGHQQFFAIVQLIGSRKEAENFAYRLELNGHRRRLTWEAMPRSIHEGVSSAIMNSDCLVFDTSLAQLFADNGNLGINVTISIA, encoded by the coding sequence ATGAGCACAAATAAGAGACGCGGGCCCAGCAGTACCAGTTGCGCAGTTCCAGGTGTTCCTGCGCTTGTCAACGTACCGACCGCCATGTCAGCTGACCTGGCCTCTTTATTTGAATGCCCTGTTTGTTTCGACTATGTCTTGCCACCGATCCTCCAGTGCCAAAGTGGACATCTTGTCTGCTCAAGTTGTCGTCCGAAACTGTCCTGCTGCCCAACCTGTCGCGGCCCTCTTGGAAATATTCGAAACCTTGCCATGGAAAAAGTCGCAAGCAATGTCATGTTTCCCTGTAAACACTCTAACACTGGCTGTACAGTAACCCTTGTGCACACTGAAAAAGCAGAGCATGAAGAAGCCTGTGAATTTCGGCCATATTCCTGCCCTTGCCCTGGAGCATCTTGTAAGTGGCAAGGAGGACTAGACCAAGTAATGCCACACTTAATGATGTCACACAAAAGTATAACAACTCTTCAAGGTGAGGATATTGTTTTCTTAGCTACAGATATAAATTTACCTGGAGCTGTTGACTGGGTCATGATGCAGTCTTGTTTCAATCACCACTTCATGTTGGTACTTGAGAAGCAAGAAAAGTTTGATGGTCATCAACAATTCTTTGCAATAGTACAACTTATAGGATCTCGAAAGGAAGCTGAGAATTTTGCATACAGATTGGAATTGAATGGACATCGTAGGAGGTTAACATGGGAAGCAATGCCTCGTTCCATACATGAAGGTGTCTCATCAGCTATTATGAATTCTGATTGCTTGGTATTTGATACTTCCCTTGCGCAACTCTTTGCAGATAATGGTAACCTTGGTATAAATGTTACTATCTCAATTGCCTAA